The Arcanobacterium pinnipediorum genome includes a region encoding these proteins:
- the era gene encoding GTPase Era, with protein MSDSMIHDWPEDFRAGFISIVGRPNAGKSTLTNALVGQKIVITANQPETTRRIVRGIVHRETGQLVLVDTPGLHRPRTLLGERLNDMVRDSLDGVDGALMCLPADEKIGPGDRFLLGELAQARIPIFAAVTKVDKISRQALADKLFDVSQLYDFVEIIPVSAVSGDQVELVADVLLKHMPLSPPLYPVDTVTDESDEAMIGEFIREAALTDVREELPHSIAVVVEEMIEREAKPGAKKPPLLDIHAHIYVERPSQKGIIIGHGGQRLRKVGQEARKNIEQLLGRKIFLDLHVKVAKDWQRDPKKLGRLGF; from the coding sequence ATGAGTGATTCTATGATCCATGACTGGCCGGAAGATTTCCGTGCCGGTTTTATCTCTATCGTTGGTCGACCCAATGCCGGTAAATCAACCTTAACGAATGCGTTGGTAGGGCAAAAGATTGTTATTACTGCCAATCAGCCCGAAACAACTCGGCGTATTGTGCGCGGTATTGTCCATCGCGAGACCGGTCAGTTGGTTTTAGTTGACACTCCCGGTCTGCATCGGCCACGCACTCTTCTTGGGGAGCGGCTCAATGATATGGTTCGAGATTCGCTCGATGGCGTTGATGGGGCATTGATGTGTCTACCTGCGGATGAAAAAATAGGTCCAGGTGATCGCTTCTTGCTCGGTGAACTTGCTCAGGCGCGTATTCCGATATTTGCCGCTGTTACGAAAGTAGACAAGATTTCTCGTCAGGCCCTGGCAGATAAACTCTTTGACGTCAGCCAGCTTTATGATTTTGTTGAAATTATTCCGGTAAGTGCAGTTTCTGGTGACCAAGTAGAACTTGTTGCAGATGTTTTACTCAAGCACATGCCGCTTTCGCCACCACTGTATCCGGTTGATACGGTCACAGACGAATCTGACGAAGCGATGATTGGAGAATTTATTCGTGAGGCTGCGCTAACAGATGTTCGCGAAGAACTTCCGCACTCGATCGCCGTCGTCGTTGAAGAAATGATTGAACGCGAAGCTAAACCTGGTGCGAAGAAACCTCCGTTGCTCGATATTCACGCGCACATCTACGTCGAACGTCCATCACAAAAAGGCATTATTATCGGCCACGGCGGTCAACGCTTACGCAAAGTTGGCCAAGAGGCACGCAAGAATATTGAACAGCTCTTAGGGCGCAAGATATTTCTTGATCTGCATGTC
- a CDS encoding hemolysin family protein: MSEIYSVPLPILLAIAVTCALLAAGGALMLSALSRITHAQVSEAEQEGQSVQFVSYIVTNRLAAITAVTAVRSGILVLLGATLMVLVGLVVHNLVLNLVGVVVAMIFTLGLTNILIPPTLGFKYPVRAVRFGGRLLWLLTKLGTAFVSRRDSDEETKDGDDDQRNYMVERVSESEALEDEERQIVRSVFELSDTLVREVMIPRPDMVTINAEETFEHAVSLFNRSGYSRVPVMSEDSDDVVGILYLKDVVRKIHRKMSQEALHVSDVMREPVFVPETMMADDVFREMRAEAKHMALAVDEYGGIAGLVTIEDILEEIVGDMVDEHDHAEPEVEEISPGVYRVPARLPADELGELFGIRIDDDDVETAGGLLTKALGRIPIIGSQAQAYGVLMRADRFEGRRKRLQTLIANRVGPEEDNADE; this comes from the coding sequence CTCTCCGCACTCTCACGAATCACCCATGCCCAAGTTAGTGAGGCAGAACAAGAAGGCCAGTCGGTACAGTTCGTCTCTTATATCGTGACGAATCGCCTTGCAGCCATTACGGCTGTTACTGCGGTGCGTTCGGGGATTTTGGTGCTGCTTGGTGCTACTTTGATGGTGTTAGTGGGATTAGTCGTTCACAATCTCGTGTTGAACCTGGTGGGAGTAGTGGTGGCCATGATCTTTACTCTTGGCTTAACCAATATCCTCATCCCGCCTACGTTGGGCTTTAAATATCCGGTGCGTGCTGTGCGATTTGGCGGGCGATTATTATGGTTGCTCACCAAGCTAGGTACCGCGTTTGTTTCGCGGCGAGATTCGGATGAAGAAACAAAAGATGGCGACGATGACCAACGTAACTATATGGTCGAACGAGTCTCGGAGTCTGAAGCCTTAGAAGATGAAGAGCGACAGATCGTCCGGTCAGTTTTTGAACTCTCCGATACTCTTGTGCGCGAAGTGATGATACCGCGTCCCGATATGGTGACCATAAATGCTGAAGAGACCTTCGAACATGCAGTTTCGTTATTTAATCGTTCGGGGTATTCGCGTGTTCCAGTGATGTCTGAAGATTCTGACGACGTCGTTGGCATACTTTATCTCAAGGATGTTGTGCGCAAGATTCACCGGAAAATGAGCCAGGAGGCTTTGCACGTCAGTGATGTGATGCGTGAGCCTGTTTTTGTTCCAGAAACGATGATGGCTGATGATGTTTTCCGGGAAATGCGTGCTGAGGCAAAACATATGGCGTTAGCGGTCGACGAATATGGTGGTATTGCTGGCCTGGTGACGATTGAAGATATTTTGGAAGAGATCGTTGGCGATATGGTTGACGAACATGACCACGCTGAACCTGAAGTTGAAGAAATATCACCGGGAGTTTATCGCGTACCTGCTAGACTTCCAGCAGACGAACTCGGCGAACTATTCGGTATCCGTATTGACGACGACGACGTCGAAACTGCTGGCGGGTTACTGACCAAGGCACTTGGGCGTATTCCTATCATCGGCTCCCAAGCCCAAGCCTATGGAGTATTGATGCGAGCCGATCGGTTTGAAGGCCGGCGCAAACGTTTACAAACACTGATAGCTAATCGGGTTGGACCAGAAGAGGATAACGCAGATGAGTGA